The proteins below are encoded in one region of Amycolatopsis acidiphila:
- a CDS encoding catechol 2,3-dioxygenase, whose protein sequence is MAPLHDIAHLGHVELLTPEPEKSLWFFTEVMGLTENGRDGDSVYLRTWDDYEHHSLKLTAHSTSGIRRTALRASSQEALDRRVKAIDAAGLGVGWIDGDEGIGPTYLCTDRDGHEFELYWESEWYTPPEELRPALKNQAQAYPGRGVCVRRLDHVNFLAAEVGPNGEFVRDLLGGEPTEQIVLDDGKVGAQWLHFGNKSYDLVYTEDWTGSRGRLHHIAFATDTREDILRAADLFLENDVFIETGPHKHAIQQTFFLYVYEPGGNRIELCNPVARLILAPDWRLVTWTQAERAKGQAWGLKTIESFHTHGTPPVA, encoded by the coding sequence ATGGCCCCGTTGCACGACATCGCCCACCTCGGCCACGTCGAGCTGCTCACCCCAGAGCCGGAGAAGAGCCTGTGGTTCTTCACGGAGGTCATGGGGCTGACCGAGAACGGCCGCGACGGCGACTCGGTGTACCTGCGCACCTGGGACGACTACGAGCACCACAGCCTGAAGCTCACCGCGCACTCCACGTCCGGCATCCGGCGGACGGCGCTGCGGGCGTCGAGCCAGGAGGCACTGGACCGCCGGGTGAAGGCGATCGATGCGGCGGGCCTGGGCGTCGGCTGGATCGACGGCGACGAGGGGATCGGCCCGACGTACCTGTGCACCGATCGCGACGGGCACGAGTTCGAGCTGTACTGGGAGAGCGAGTGGTACACGCCGCCGGAGGAGCTGCGGCCGGCGTTGAAGAACCAGGCGCAGGCGTATCCGGGGCGCGGGGTGTGCGTGCGCAGGCTCGACCACGTGAACTTCCTGGCCGCGGAGGTCGGCCCGAACGGCGAGTTCGTGCGGGACCTGCTCGGCGGGGAGCCGACGGAGCAGATCGTCCTGGACGACGGGAAGGTCGGGGCGCAGTGGCTGCACTTCGGCAACAAGTCGTACGACCTGGTGTACACAGAGGACTGGACCGGGAGCCGGGGGCGCCTGCATCACATCGCCTTCGCGACGGACACGCGGGAGGACATCCTGCGCGCGGCGGACCTCTTCCTGGAGAATGACGTCTTCATCGAGACGGGCCCGCACAAGCACGCGATCCAGCAGACGTTCTTCCTGTATGTGTACGAGCCCGGTGGCAACCGGATCGAGCTGTGCAACCCCGTCGCCCGCCTCATCCTGGCCCCCGACTGGCGCCTGGTGACCTGGACCCAGGCCGAGCGCGCGAAGGGCCAGGCGTGGGGCCTGAAGACGATCGAGTCCTTCCACACGCACGGCACGCCGCCGGTGGCGTAG
- a CDS encoding 4-oxalomesaconate tautomerase, producing MNGVRCLLMRGGTSKGAYFLAEDLPADPAERDEVLLRIMGSPDPRQIDGIGGAHPLTSKVAVISPSAGDESDVDYLFLQLGVEEATVSDRQNCGNLLAGVGPFAVERGLVPAGDGTTSVRIHMVNSDSVAVATFPTPGGVVDYDGDTAISGVPGTAAAITLDFSDTEGSASGSLLPTGNVRDTIDGIDVTCVDNGMPVVVAAAADFGLTGYESVDELPAVTDRIQSLRLQAGKLMGLGDVRDSSIPKTTLVAAPRDGGTICTRTFIPLKPHTSIGVLGAVSVGTAVLMDGAVGHDLAHFSGNRLDIEHPTGHLQVEVELDPPHVRRSGVVRTARKLFDGTVFPRS from the coding sequence GTGAATGGCGTCCGCTGTCTGCTGATGCGTGGCGGGACCTCGAAGGGTGCCTACTTCCTCGCCGAGGACCTGCCGGCGGACCCGGCCGAGCGCGACGAGGTGTTGCTGCGCATCATGGGCAGCCCCGATCCGCGGCAGATCGACGGGATCGGCGGCGCGCACCCGCTGACCAGCAAGGTCGCCGTGATCTCCCCGTCCGCGGGCGATGAGTCCGATGTGGACTATCTGTTCCTGCAACTGGGGGTCGAGGAGGCCACGGTCTCGGATCGGCAGAACTGCGGCAACCTGCTCGCGGGCGTCGGCCCGTTCGCGGTCGAACGCGGGCTGGTGCCTGCCGGCGACGGCACCACGTCGGTGCGCATCCACATGGTCAACTCCGATTCCGTCGCCGTCGCGACCTTTCCCACGCCGGGCGGCGTCGTCGACTACGACGGCGACACCGCGATCTCCGGTGTCCCCGGCACGGCGGCCGCGATCACGCTGGACTTCTCGGACACCGAGGGCTCGGCGTCCGGCAGCCTGCTGCCGACCGGGAACGTGCGCGACACGATCGACGGCATCGACGTGACCTGCGTGGACAACGGGATGCCGGTGGTGGTCGCGGCGGCGGCGGACTTCGGACTCACCGGGTACGAGAGTGTCGACGAGCTGCCCGCGGTGACCGACCGGATCCAGTCGTTGCGCCTGCAGGCCGGGAAGCTGATGGGTCTCGGCGACGTGCGGGACTCCTCGATCCCCAAGACCACGCTGGTGGCGGCGCCTCGTGACGGCGGCACCATCTGCACGCGCACGTTCATCCCGTTGAAGCCGCACACGTCGATCGGCGTGCTGGGGGCGGTGAGCGTGGGGACGGCCGTGCTGATGGACGGCGCCGTCGGACACGATCTCGCGCACTTCTCCGGCAACCGGCTCGACATCGAACATCCGACCGGTCACCTTCAGGTGGAGGTCGAACTGGACCCACCGCACGTACGGCGCTCGGGCGTGGTGCGCACCGCCCGGAAGCTGTTCGACGGCACCGTTTTCCCGCGTAGCTAG
- a CDS encoding SAM-dependent methyltransferase, translated as MTTVHTPCWPETAIVPDSPARAWAAERLFRLATRTVPVTVTLPGGERFGAGGPELRIERPRAFFHRLGADAKIGFGESYMAGDWSASELADVLTPFASRLATLVPKPLQVLRRFVDARKPSTERNTVSGARQNIHRHYDLSNELFAEFLDETMTYSSAWFEDGSEDLASAQRRKIDAILDLAGVRDGTRLLEIGTGWGGLALRAAERGARVTTLTISTEQQTLARKRLAEAGVGDRVDVVLRDYREAEGSYDAVASVEMIEAVGEEYWPAYFAALDRLLAPGGRVGLQGITMPHDRMLATRRSYTWIHKYVFPGGHLMSVEAFEQAVRRHTSLRIRERRSLGDSYAQTLRLWRKRFLDAWPQISALGFDQTFRRMWEFYLAYSEAGFRGEYLDVHQFGLTKPR; from the coding sequence ATGACCACCGTGCACACCCCGTGCTGGCCCGAAACAGCCATCGTGCCCGACTCCCCGGCCCGCGCCTGGGCAGCCGAACGCCTGTTCCGGCTGGCCACCCGCACCGTGCCGGTGACCGTGACCCTGCCCGGCGGGGAGCGGTTCGGCGCGGGCGGGCCGGAGCTGCGGATCGAACGCCCGCGCGCGTTCTTCCACCGGCTCGGCGCGGACGCCAAGATCGGGTTCGGCGAGTCCTACATGGCCGGTGACTGGTCGGCGAGCGAGCTCGCGGACGTGCTGACCCCGTTCGCCTCCCGGCTGGCGACCCTGGTGCCGAAGCCGCTGCAGGTGCTGCGCCGGTTCGTCGACGCGCGCAAACCGTCGACCGAGCGCAACACGGTCAGCGGGGCGCGGCAGAACATCCACCGCCACTACGACCTGTCCAACGAGCTGTTCGCCGAGTTCCTCGACGAGACCATGACCTACTCCTCGGCGTGGTTCGAGGACGGTTCGGAGGACCTGGCCAGCGCGCAGCGGCGCAAGATCGATGCGATCCTCGACCTCGCGGGCGTCCGCGACGGGACCCGCCTGCTGGAGATCGGCACCGGCTGGGGCGGACTGGCGCTGCGCGCGGCCGAACGCGGCGCCCGGGTGACCACCCTGACCATCTCCACCGAACAACAGACGCTGGCCCGGAAACGGCTTGCCGAGGCGGGCGTCGGCGACCGGGTCGATGTGGTGCTGCGTGACTACCGTGAAGCCGAGGGCAGCTACGACGCCGTCGCGAGCGTGGAGATGATCGAAGCCGTCGGCGAGGAGTACTGGCCGGCCTACTTCGCCGCGCTGGACCGGTTGCTGGCGCCCGGCGGGCGGGTCGGGCTGCAGGGCATCACCATGCCGCATGACCGGATGCTCGCGACCCGGCGGTCGTACACCTGGATCCACAAGTACGTCTTCCCAGGCGGGCACTTGATGTCGGTCGAGGCGTTCGAACAGGCCGTCCGGCGGCACACCAGTCTGCGCATCCGCGAGCGGCGCAGCCTCGGCGACTCCTACGCGCAGACGCTTCGCCTGTGGCGCAAGCGCTTCCTCGACGCCTGGCCGCAGATCTCGGCGTTGGGCTTCGACCAGACGTTCCGCCGGATGTGGGAGTTCTACCTGGCGTACTCCGAGGCCGGGTTCCGCGGCGAGTACCTCGACGTCCACCAGTTCGGGCTCACCAAGCCGCGATGA
- a CDS encoding DUF3618 domain-containing protein, giving the protein MARDPDTIERDIEQAREALASTLDQLGEKANPKKLADSAKTSVLAKLEDPKVKFPLIGAGVLIVALLVRKLFR; this is encoded by the coding sequence GTGGCGCGCGACCCCGACACCATCGAGCGTGACATCGAGCAGGCCCGCGAAGCGCTGGCTTCGACGCTGGACCAGCTCGGCGAGAAGGCCAACCCGAAGAAGCTGGCCGACTCCGCCAAGACGAGCGTGCTCGCGAAGCTCGAGGACCCGAAGGTGAAGTTCCCGCTCATCGGCGCCGGCGTGCTCATCGTCGCGCTGCTGGTGCGCAAGCTCTTCCGCTGA
- a CDS encoding DUF1365 domain-containing protein, with translation MSAAAIYDVEVTHARRDPGRGFTHRMYLWLVDLDELPVLPWWLRPFARFRGPDHLGDPGRPIRRNLADWLRTQGVDLRGGQVLMLAQASVLGYVFNPLTLYWCHRPGGALACVVAEVHNTYGGRHRYLLRPDETGEATVDKEFYVSPFLPVHGEYRMRVPRPADRLNVTITLRQDGRTSLAATMRGHRQPATPAVLLRILLTQPLAPQRVAALIRLHGMILWLRRVPIVPRDQEKVR, from the coding sequence GTGAGCGCCGCCGCGATCTACGACGTCGAAGTCACGCACGCGCGGCGCGATCCCGGCCGCGGCTTCACCCACCGGATGTACCTGTGGCTCGTCGACCTCGACGAGCTGCCCGTGCTGCCGTGGTGGCTCCGGCCCTTCGCGCGGTTCCGCGGCCCGGACCACCTGGGTGACCCCGGCCGCCCGATCCGGCGAAACCTTGCGGACTGGCTGCGCACGCAGGGCGTGGACCTGCGCGGTGGGCAGGTGCTGATGCTCGCGCAGGCGAGCGTGCTGGGCTACGTGTTCAACCCCCTGACGCTCTACTGGTGCCATCGTCCGGGCGGCGCGCTCGCGTGCGTGGTGGCCGAGGTGCACAACACCTACGGCGGTCGCCACCGCTACCTGCTGCGCCCGGACGAAACCGGCGAAGCCACCGTGGACAAGGAGTTCTACGTCTCGCCGTTCCTGCCCGTGCACGGTGAGTACCGGATGCGGGTGCCCCGTCCCGCCGACCGGCTGAACGTGACGATCACGCTGCGGCAGGACGGCCGGACCAGCCTGGCCGCCACCATGCGCGGGCACCGGCAGCCGGCCACCCCGGCGGTGCTGCTGCGGATCTTGCTCACACAGCCGCTGGCACCTCAGCGAGTCGCCGCGCTGATCCGCCTGCACGGCATGATCCTGTGGCTGCGTCGCGTCCCGATCGTTCCTCGTGACCAGGAGAAAGTCCGATGA
- the sigK gene encoding ECF RNA polymerase sigma factor SigK — protein sequence MDESVRAIRAPRTGGAGPTPEELLTQVARGSEAAFEQLYAVVAAPVFGVVRRVVRDSGQSEEVTQEVLVELWRTATRYNPARGSAVNWALTLAHRRAVDRVRSAQARTDREQKAGAMSPGREFDEVSEAVTARLEREQVRRCLSSLTELQRESVMLAYYGGKTYPEVAELLRSPLGTIKTRLRDGLIRLRDCLGVTR from the coding sequence ATGGACGAGTCGGTGCGAGCGATCCGCGCGCCCAGGACGGGCGGGGCGGGGCCGACCCCCGAGGAGCTGCTGACGCAGGTCGCCCGGGGCAGCGAAGCCGCTTTCGAACAGCTCTACGCGGTGGTCGCCGCGCCGGTCTTCGGTGTGGTGCGGCGGGTCGTCCGCGACTCGGGGCAGTCGGAGGAGGTCACCCAGGAGGTCCTCGTCGAGCTCTGGCGCACCGCGACCCGCTACAACCCGGCGCGGGGGAGCGCCGTGAACTGGGCGCTGACGCTGGCCCACCGGCGAGCTGTCGACAGGGTGCGTTCGGCGCAGGCACGCACGGACCGTGAACAGAAGGCGGGCGCGATGTCGCCGGGGCGCGAGTTCGACGAGGTGTCCGAAGCGGTCACCGCACGCCTCGAACGCGAGCAGGTGCGCCGTTGCCTGTCCTCGCTCACCGAGCTGCAGCGCGAGTCGGTCATGCTGGCCTACTACGGCGGCAAGACCTATCCCGAGGTGGCCGAGCTCCTGCGGAGTCCACTGGGGACGATCAAGACGAGGTTGCGGGACGGCCTGATCCGCCTGCGCGACTGCCTGGGGGTGACCCGATGA
- a CDS encoding MFS transporter — MSAIETSVDAAKVLARLDRLPRRAVSYAATGIAGLALFFVFYCNFNINVSFIQTCTQIQPGCTPGNAQSSLVLPTCLYLLGYFGGGLIFAPFSDRIGRKRSLAFALSFACLGSLLAAVATGYPLFVLARAITGISMGAVLPVANTYIGEIAPAAARAKYTAITFVLCTLGAMCGIGFGLLLTTEAAPFPEGLPFAFGVEAGWRWMYGLAALIGVLALVSTWRLPESPRWLIEHGRTAEAHEVVSSLERRVRGPLPEPAASVPLPPQQAEHAYRELLSSKRYRRRVLLLVAMWFTGYATVFSYSTGSTVILTSLHFTAPVAGMISAVGGVGFFVQGLFSAKWSERLDRRYWLPIGAVLTVLGGVLIATLGTSIGWAFAGSFLVFFGFNVWVPPTFALSAESFPTRIRSAGFGLVDGVGVLGGAMGVLVIAPLVPRLSPLPALLMIAGFLVVSAILAQFTPHTRNRMLEDVSP, encoded by the coding sequence ATGTCAGCCATTGAGACCTCCGTCGACGCAGCCAAGGTCCTGGCCCGGCTCGACCGGCTCCCCCGCCGCGCCGTGTCCTACGCCGCGACCGGCATCGCCGGCCTGGCCCTGTTCTTCGTCTTCTACTGCAACTTCAACATCAACGTCTCGTTCATCCAGACCTGCACGCAGATCCAGCCGGGCTGCACGCCCGGCAACGCGCAGAGCTCACTCGTCCTGCCGACCTGTCTGTACCTGCTGGGCTACTTCGGCGGCGGGCTGATCTTCGCGCCGTTCTCCGACCGCATCGGCCGGAAACGCTCGCTCGCCTTCGCGCTGTCGTTCGCCTGCCTGGGGTCCCTGCTCGCGGCGGTCGCCACCGGCTACCCGCTGTTCGTGCTCGCCAGGGCGATCACCGGCATCAGCATGGGCGCGGTGCTGCCGGTCGCGAACACCTACATCGGCGAGATCGCGCCCGCGGCGGCACGGGCGAAGTACACGGCGATCACGTTCGTGCTGTGCACGCTCGGCGCGATGTGCGGTATCGGGTTCGGTCTGCTGCTGACCACCGAGGCGGCGCCGTTCCCGGAGGGCCTGCCGTTCGCGTTCGGCGTCGAGGCGGGCTGGCGCTGGATGTACGGGCTGGCCGCCCTGATCGGTGTGCTCGCGCTGGTGAGCACGTGGCGGCTGCCGGAGTCACCCCGCTGGCTGATCGAGCACGGCCGGACCGCCGAGGCGCACGAGGTCGTGTCCAGTTTGGAACGACGGGTGCGCGGCCCGCTGCCCGAGCCGGCGGCGAGTGTGCCGCTGCCGCCGCAGCAGGCCGAGCACGCGTACCGGGAGCTGTTGTCCAGCAAGCGTTACCGGCGCCGGGTGCTGCTGCTGGTGGCGATGTGGTTCACCGGCTACGCGACGGTGTTCAGCTACTCCACCGGGTCCACGGTGATCCTCACCAGCCTGCACTTCACCGCCCCGGTCGCCGGGATGATCTCCGCCGTGGGCGGGGTCGGGTTCTTCGTGCAGGGCCTGTTCTCCGCGAAGTGGTCCGAGCGGCTGGACCGGCGGTACTGGCTGCCGATCGGGGCCGTGCTGACCGTGCTCGGCGGCGTCCTGATCGCCACGCTGGGCACCAGTATCGGCTGGGCTTTCGCGGGCTCGTTCCTGGTGTTCTTCGGGTTCAACGTGTGGGTGCCGCCGACGTTCGCGCTCTCGGCGGAGAGCTTCCCGACCCGGATCCGCTCGGCTGGCTTCGGCCTGGTCGACGGGGTCGGCGTACTCGGCGGGGCGATGGGCGTGCTGGTGATCGCCCCGCTGGTCCCCCGGCTCAGCCCGCTGCCCGCACTGCTGATGATCGCCGGGTTCCTGGTGGTGTCGGCGATCCTGGCGCAGTTCACCCCGCACACCCGCAACCGGATGCTGGAGGACGTCTCGCCCTAG
- a CDS encoding TIGR03086 family metal-binding protein yields the protein MIEEGAAALIGGIGLLERAVNYTLGSLHLVCTRQLPRPTPCGDWTLRELLAHLDDSLLALYEAADLGHVALDVPEAGPGDPVTALKDRACQLLAAWAAVETPGSVSVGGNPLTTSILTSAGAVELAVHGWDVARACGHDRPLPEPLAEELLELAPFFVTDDDRPRRFGPPLAVSLRACASERLLAFTGRHT from the coding sequence ATGATCGAGGAGGGCGCGGCGGCGCTGATCGGCGGCATCGGCCTGCTCGAACGCGCGGTCAACTACACCCTCGGCAGCCTGCACCTGGTCTGCACGAGGCAGCTGCCACGCCCCACCCCCTGCGGGGACTGGACCCTGCGCGAGCTCCTCGCGCACCTGGACGACTCCCTGCTCGCGCTGTACGAAGCCGCCGACCTCGGGCACGTCGCGCTCGACGTGCCCGAGGCGGGGCCCGGCGACCCGGTCACGGCGCTCAAGGACCGGGCCTGCCAGCTGCTCGCGGCCTGGGCCGCCGTCGAAACCCCGGGCTCGGTCTCCGTCGGCGGCAACCCGTTGACCACGAGCATCCTGACCAGCGCGGGCGCGGTCGAGCTCGCCGTGCACGGCTGGGACGTCGCGCGGGCCTGCGGCCACGACCGCCCGTTGCCGGAACCGCTGGCGGAGGAACTGCTGGAGCTGGCCCCGTTCTTCGTCACCGACGACGATCGCCCCCGGCGGTTCGGGCCACCCCTGGCGGTCTCCCTGCGGGCGTGCGCGAGCGAACGCCTGCTCGCGTTCACCGGACGGCACACCTAG
- a CDS encoding NAD(P)/FAD-dependent oxidoreductase, giving the protein MDADSNLPQRVAVLGSGVAGLTAAHVLRRRYDVTLFEADARLGGHAHTHALRTPDDRELAVDSGFIVHNERTYPNLLRLFDELGVRTQDTEMSMSVRCQGCGLEYAGARRLDGLFAQRGNLVKPRYLRMLGEVRRFHRHAHRVLDDPDAADATLGAFLAIGGYSRYFVDHFLIPLVSAVWSAGGQLSKRYPAAYLFAFLRHHGMLSVGGTPAWRTVTGGSKSYVDRIAKNLTAVRAGTPVRSMTRDPGGVEIRDEADDVHRFERVVVATHPDQALRLLADPTPAEREVLGAFQYSRNETLLHTDASVLPKARGAQAAWNYLKPSCHTEDAPVLVTYHLNRLMRLTEPVDYLVSLNSGDRVAEQDVLTHMVYEHPIYTPESVAAQRRLPGLNDARTAYAGAYHGWGFHEDGCASGVRAAASLGVRW; this is encoded by the coding sequence GTGGATGCTGACTCGAACCTCCCGCAGCGGGTCGCCGTGCTCGGCTCCGGCGTCGCCGGCCTGACCGCTGCCCACGTGCTGCGCCGCAGGTACGACGTGACCCTCTTCGAGGCGGACGCCCGGCTCGGCGGCCACGCCCACACCCATGCCCTGCGCACCCCGGACGACCGCGAGCTCGCCGTGGACAGCGGGTTCATCGTGCACAACGAACGCACCTACCCGAACCTGCTCCGGCTCTTCGACGAGCTCGGGGTGCGCACCCAGGACACCGAGATGTCGATGAGCGTGCGCTGCCAGGGCTGCGGTCTCGAATACGCCGGGGCGAGACGGCTCGACGGCCTGTTCGCCCAGCGGGGCAACCTGGTCAAGCCGCGCTACCTGCGGATGCTCGGCGAGGTCCGGCGGTTCCACCGGCACGCGCACCGGGTGCTCGACGACCCGGACGCGGCGGACGCCACCCTCGGCGCCTTTCTCGCCATCGGCGGGTACTCGCGGTACTTCGTCGACCACTTCCTGATCCCGCTCGTGTCGGCCGTGTGGTCGGCGGGCGGTCAGCTGAGCAAACGCTATCCCGCCGCCTACCTGTTCGCGTTCCTGCGGCACCACGGCATGTTGTCCGTCGGCGGGACACCGGCCTGGCGCACCGTCACCGGCGGCTCGAAGTCGTACGTGGACCGGATCGCGAAGAACCTCACCGCGGTGCGCGCGGGGACGCCGGTGCGTTCGATGACCCGCGACCCTGGCGGCGTCGAGATCCGCGATGAGGCGGACGACGTGCACCGCTTCGAGCGCGTCGTCGTCGCCACCCACCCCGACCAGGCGCTCCGGCTGCTCGCCGATCCGACGCCGGCCGAGCGCGAGGTGCTGGGCGCTTTTCAGTACTCCCGCAACGAAACCCTGCTCCACACCGATGCCAGCGTGCTGCCCAAGGCGCGGGGCGCGCAAGCCGCGTGGAACTACCTGAAGCCCTCGTGTCACACCGAGGACGCGCCGGTGCTGGTGACCTACCACCTGAACCGGCTGATGCGCCTCACCGAACCGGTCGACTACCTGGTCTCGCTCAACAGCGGAGACCGCGTCGCCGAACAGGACGTGCTCACACACATGGTCTACGAGCACCCGATCTACACCCCGGAGTCGGTCGCCGCGCAGCGCCGGTTGCCCGGGCTGAACGACGCGCGGACCGCGTACGCCGGGGCCTATCACGGCTGGGGCTTCCACGAGGACGGCTGCGCGTCGGGGGTGCGCGCGGCCGCCTCCCTCGGTGTGCGCTGGTGA
- a CDS encoding 4-carboxy-4-hydroxy-2-oxoadipate aldolase/oxaloacetate decarboxylase, giving the protein MRTVIVTNPPRAEIEKVDKLAEYGVATVHEALGRTGFLGPGLRPVHLGSRIGGTAVTVVSWPGDNLMIHAAVEQCRPGDLLVVTTTSPSTDGMFGELFATALQVRGVRGLVTAAGVRDVAELHEMGFPVWSAAVSAQGTVKATAGAVNVPVTIGGQLITPGDAVLADDDGVMVVPRADVGRALEKSQARLEKEEATRRAFRDGELGLDRYGLRPKLEELGVEYLTAEEYGL; this is encoded by the coding sequence ATGAGGACGGTGATCGTCACCAACCCGCCGCGGGCGGAGATCGAGAAGGTCGACAAGCTCGCCGAGTACGGCGTCGCGACCGTCCACGAAGCGCTGGGACGCACCGGGTTCCTCGGGCCCGGGCTCCGGCCGGTGCACCTGGGGTCGCGGATCGGCGGCACCGCGGTCACGGTGGTGTCCTGGCCGGGGGACAACCTGATGATCCACGCGGCGGTCGAGCAATGCCGTCCCGGCGACCTGCTCGTCGTGACCACCACCTCGCCCTCCACCGACGGCATGTTCGGGGAGCTGTTCGCCACCGCGCTGCAGGTCCGCGGCGTGCGCGGCCTGGTCACCGCGGCCGGCGTGCGTGACGTCGCCGAGCTGCACGAGATGGGCTTCCCCGTCTGGTCGGCTGCGGTGTCGGCGCAGGGCACCGTCAAGGCCACCGCGGGCGCGGTCAACGTGCCGGTCACCATCGGCGGGCAGCTGATCACGCCCGGCGACGCGGTGCTGGCCGACGACGACGGGGTGATGGTCGTCCCCCGCGCCGACGTCGGCCGCGCGCTGGAGAAGTCCCAGGCCCGCCTGGAGAAGGAAGAAGCCACCCGCCGCGCCTTCCGCGACGGGGAGCTCGGCCTCGACCGCTACGGTCTGCGGCCCAAGCTCGAAGAGCTCGGCGTGGAGTACCTGACCGCGGAGGAGTACGGGCTGTGA
- a CDS encoding sigma-70 family RNA polymerase sigma factor, translating into MTERPAGEDFLRQADPFRRELLAHCYRMLGSVHDAEDLVQETYLRAWKSYERFEGRSSLRTWLYRIATRVCLTALENRGRRPLPTGLGGPGSTAGDELVEQPEVPWLEPVPDAMVGAEQTDPATIVTSRETIRLALIAALQHLPPRQRAVLILRDVLQWRAAEVAKVLNTTTTAVNSILQRARAQLDEVTPHEEEIVEPSAADQRELLDRFVSAFERKDIPAMIELFTKDAVWEMPPFTGWYRGAENIAALIDTQCPADGPGDMRLVPTWANGQPAFGLYMRDGDVWRPFNLPVLTLSESGVAHVACFFDTSLFAKFGLPEVLL; encoded by the coding sequence ATGACCGAGAGGCCGGCCGGCGAGGACTTCCTCCGTCAGGCCGATCCGTTCAGACGCGAGTTGCTCGCGCACTGTTACCGCATGCTCGGTTCGGTGCACGACGCCGAGGACCTGGTGCAGGAGACCTACCTGCGCGCCTGGAAGTCCTACGAGCGGTTCGAAGGGCGGTCCTCGCTGCGCACCTGGCTCTACCGCATCGCCACCCGCGTGTGCCTGACCGCGCTGGAGAACCGCGGTAGACGCCCACTGCCCACCGGACTGGGCGGCCCGGGTTCGACAGCCGGTGACGAGCTGGTCGAGCAGCCCGAGGTGCCGTGGCTGGAACCGGTCCCGGACGCGATGGTCGGCGCCGAGCAGACCGACCCGGCCACGATCGTCACCTCTCGCGAGACCATCCGGCTCGCGCTCATCGCCGCCCTGCAGCACCTGCCTCCCCGCCAGCGCGCGGTGCTGATCCTGCGTGACGTCCTGCAGTGGCGGGCCGCCGAGGTCGCGAAGGTGCTCAACACGACGACCACCGCGGTCAACAGCATCCTGCAGCGCGCCCGCGCCCAGCTCGACGAGGTCACCCCGCACGAGGAGGAGATCGTCGAGCCCAGCGCCGCCGACCAGCGTGAGCTGCTGGACCGGTTCGTGTCCGCGTTCGAGCGCAAGGACATCCCCGCGATGATCGAGCTGTTCACCAAGGACGCCGTCTGGGAGATGCCGCCGTTCACCGGCTGGTACCGGGGCGCGGAGAACATCGCGGCGCTCATCGACACCCAGTGCCCCGCCGATGGTCCCGGCGACATGCGCCTCGTGCCGACCTGGGCGAACGGCCAGCCGGCGTTCGGCCTCTACATGCGCGACGGCGACGTCTGGCGCCCGTTCAACCTGCCGGTGCTCACGCTGTCGGAGTCGGGTGTGGCGCACGTGGCCTGTTTCTTCGACACCAGCCTGTTCGCGAAGTTCGGTCTGCCGGAGGTCCTGCTGTGA
- a CDS encoding anti-sigma factor: MTTPDVHMLTGAYALDALESFERRQFERHLAECPECAEEVAELRATTARLGLAVSENPPPSMKAEVLAKIAEVRQEPPVTAGPEQPDKRRRERGLAVRLVSVAAGIAVAAAIGLGVVAIHTQGQLDAARGDLSQVQNRENEVAQLLSAPDLRAVPAQGARVGAGSVLVSSTLNRGMLLVSGMPKQPTSSTYQAWAIVDGTPRSLGVLGPDGTSAAPLVFDGLQGVREIAMTVEPAGGSAQPTTSPSAWFLM; encoded by the coding sequence ATGACGACTCCCGACGTGCACATGCTCACCGGCGCGTACGCGCTCGACGCGCTGGAAAGTTTCGAGCGAAGGCAGTTCGAGCGGCATCTCGCCGAGTGCCCCGAATGCGCCGAGGAGGTCGCCGAGCTGCGTGCGACCACGGCGCGGCTGGGGCTGGCGGTCTCGGAGAACCCGCCGCCGTCGATGAAGGCCGAGGTGCTGGCGAAGATCGCCGAGGTCCGCCAGGAGCCGCCGGTCACCGCGGGCCCCGAGCAGCCGGACAAGCGGCGCCGTGAGCGCGGGTTGGCCGTGCGGCTCGTGTCGGTGGCCGCCGGGATCGCCGTCGCGGCCGCGATCGGGCTCGGGGTCGTCGCGATCCACACCCAGGGGCAGCTCGACGCCGCACGCGGTGACCTGTCGCAGGTGCAGAACCGTGAGAACGAGGTCGCCCAACTGCTGTCCGCGCCGGACCTGCGGGCGGTGCCGGCGCAGGGCGCCAGGGTCGGCGCGGGCAGCGTGCTGGTTTCGTCGACGCTCAACCGCGGCATGTTGTTGGTCTCGGGAATGCCGAAGCAGCCCACGAGCTCGACCTACCAGGCGTGGGCGATCGTCGACGGGACCCCGCGTTCGCTCGGTGTGCTCGGCCCGGACGGCACCTCGGCGGCGCCGCTGGTGTTCGACGGGCTGCAGGGCGTGCGGGAGATCGCGATGACGGTCGAGCCGGCGGGCGGCTCGGCGCAGCCGACCACCTCGCCGTCGGCCTGGTTCCTGATGTGA